The following coding sequences lie in one Apium graveolens cultivar Ventura chromosome 3, ASM990537v1, whole genome shotgun sequence genomic window:
- the LOC141710683 gene encoding WAT1-related protein At1g21890-like — protein MAVVAQTIEMLMKVKPYFAMVFLQFGFAGMFIIVMIAMQQGMSHWVLVVYRHLLATLAIAPFAFVLERKIRPKLTLSVFLKVMLLGLLEPVIDQNLYYVGMKFTSATFASATNNVIPALTFIMAILFRMERVNLRQKHGLAKVIGTSLTVSGAMLMTLYKGPIVDIFGYSPESVHRHSSAASSDQHWAAGTLMLLLCCVGWSAFFIVQSITLKEYPAELSLTSLICFTGMVEGGIVALVMERDLSAWAIAFDFKLLAAVYSGVVGSGIAYYVQGYVNKVKGPVFVTAFTPLSMIVTAILGVVLLSEQVHLGSLLGACVIVMGLYSVVWGKSKDDPVLTSGESSKLNTELPVVCEKSITKSAHDFLNGPSVHPEIDVLKISHSGEP, from the exons ATGGCTGTTGTAGCACAAACGATCGAAATGCTGATGAAGGTAAAACCATACTTTGCCATGGTGTTTTTGCAGTTTGGATTTGCAGGAATGTTTATAATCGTCATGATTGCAATGCAACAAGGCATGAGTCATTGGGTGCTTGTGGTCTATCGTCATCTGCTTGCCACGTTAGCTATTGCTCCGTTTGCTTTTGTTCTTGAAAG GAAAATCAGACCAAAGTTGACACTATCAGTGTTTCTCAAAGTGATGCTCCTGGGCTTATTAGA GCCAGTGATCGACCAAAATTTATACTATGTGGGGATGAAGTTCACCTCTGCCACATTTGCATCTGCCACCAACAATGTCATCCCAGCTCTTACCTTTATTATGGCAATTCTTTTCAG GATGGAACGAGTTAACTTGAGACAGAAACACGGGCTAGCAAAGGTAATTGGAACGTCGCTTACAGTCTCTGGAGCAATGTTGATGACTTTGTACAAAGGTCCCATTGTCGATATCTTTGGCTACTCTCCAGAATCTGTCCACAGACACTCTAGTGCTGCATCCTCTGATCAACATTGGGCTGCTGGAACATTAATGCTTCTTCTGTGTTGCGTCGGTTGGTCGGCTTTCTTTATAGTTCAA TCAATTACATTAAAGGAGTACCCTGCGGAGTTGTCATTAACAAGTTTAATATGTTTTACGGGGATGGTAGAAGGTGGCATTGTAGCCCTTGTAATGGAACGCGACCTATCTGCCTGGGCTATTGCTTTTGATTTCAAACTTCTTGCTGCTGTTTATTCT GGAGTGGTTGGCTCTGGAATCGCGTATTATGTGCAGGGTTATGTAAACAAAGTAAAGGGTCCAGTTTTTGTGACAGCTTTCACCCCTCTGTCAATGATCGTCACTGCCATTCTCGGTGTCGTCTTATTATCAGAGCAAGTCCATCTTGGAAG TTTGCTCGGAGCTTGTGTCATAGTCATGGGGCTTTACTCAGTGGTGTGGGGAAAGAGCAAAGATGATCCAGTCTTAAcaagtggagaatcaagtaaacTCAACACAGAGTTACCAGTGGTATGCGAGAAAAGTATAACTAAATCAGCTCATGACTTTCTCAATGGACCATCTGTACATCCAGAGATTGATGTACTGAAGATTTCTCATTCAGGAGAGCCATAG
- the LOC141710684 gene encoding alpha-1,3-arabinosyltransferase XAT2-like: MESQIICNFTEPASDFCKMHGDIRIRGNSSTIFVTDLNIADSFTGSNSLGIKPYARKGDEGALKNVRQFRFSQELPSCTTNHTVPAVVFSIGGYAGNNFHDFTDVVIPLYTTSRKFNGEVKFLLADKNDWWTTKFKIVLEKLSNYEAIDIDKEDGVHCFPSMILGLEKHKELNIDSVKSPHYSMKSFREFLRSSYQLKREYAIRLRPQEKKKPRLLIVSRKRTRTLLNEQKLVKMAQKLKFEVVLLEADSNLTEFSEVVNSCDVMMGVHGAGLTNLVFLPNNAVFIQVLPLGGLEWLATTDFGDPSKSMNLRYLEYKIKERESSLIQKYPLDHIVFKDPYSIQKKGWADFRSVYLDNQNVKLDVRRFRATLVEALRILSM; encoded by the coding sequence ATGGAATCCCAGATAATATGCAATTTTACAGAACCAGCGTCAGATTTTTGTAAGATGCATGGAGACATAAGGATTCGTGGCAATTCATCAACGATTTTTGTGACTGATTTGAACATTGCAGATTCATTTACTGGATCCAATTCACTAGGTATAAAGCCTTACGCAAGAAAAGGAGATGAAGGTGCACTGAAAAATGTAAGACAATTCAGATTTTCTCAAGAATTGCCCAGCTGTACAACTAATCACACTGTTCCAGCTGTAGTTTTCTCCATTGGAGGATACGCAGGAAATAACTTCCATGACTTCACTGATGTAGTAATTCCATTATATACAACTTCCCGAAAATTTAACGGTGAAGTAAAATTTCTTCTAGCAGACAAGAATGATTGGTGGACTACCAAGTTTAAAATTGTGTTAGAGAAGTTGTCAAATTATGAGGCTATTGACATAGATAAAGAAGATGGAGTACATTGCTTTCCAAGCATGATACTTGGTCTCGAAAAACATAAGGAGCTGAATATTGATTCAGTAAAATCACCACATTATTCAATGAAGAGCTTTCGGGAATTTCTTAGAAGTTCATACCAGTTGAAAAGGGAATACGCGATTAGACTAAGGCCGCAAGAGAAGAAAAAACCAAGGCTCCTCATTGTTTCTAGAAAAAGAACCAGGACTCTTCTCAATGAACAAAAACTTGTTAAAATGGCTCAAAAGTTAAAGTTCGAGGTTGTTCTTCTCGAAGCCGACTCAAACTTGACAGAATTTTCAGAGGTGGTGAATTCTTGCGATGTGATGATGGGAGTGCATGGTGCTGGACTAACAAACCTTGTTTTTCTCCCAAATAATGCTGTTTTCATCCAAGTGTTACCATTGGGTGGTCTGGAATGGCTTGCTACAACTGATTTCGGGGATCCTTCGAAGAGTATGAATTTAAGGTACTTGGAATACAAAATTAAAGAAAGAGAGAGCTCTCTGATACAAAAGTACCCACTTGATCATATAGTCTTTAAGGACCCCTACTCAATCCAGAAAAAGGGTTGGGCTGATTTTAGGTCTGTGTATTTGGACAATCAAAATGTAAAACTTGATGTCCGTAGGTTTAGAGCAACTTTAGTAGAAGCTCTTCGGATCCTAAGTATGTAA
- the LOC141714146 gene encoding uncharacterized protein LOC141714146: MDGENQNNNENQGNNDEGGNVFDQLAETLAVLVNQQPKPNIVSQFKRLNPPAFDGATDPAIVEMWIQEMEKAFGLLGSNEEQKVTLAVYQLQGSAYDWWLMEKRKNETTNLEENHEPYTWAKFKKALEDKYFPRTVRLQKERDFIRLQQGGRTVIEYEAEFAKLAKYASTLVADESSRARRLEEGLRSDIRNSVASFELQTYEAVLNKALVIERGLAESEKASGSWNKRRFTQTSGQSFQGGPLKKPHVYDNIGGQGDRETCTRCGKNHPDKVCRWNTGACFHCGEVGHKISNCPHNPPPPPRKEADNKMGKGRVFQLTGNDNYRN; encoded by the coding sequence ATGGATGGAGAAAATCAGAACAACAATGAAAATCAGGGCAATAATGATGAAGGAGGAAACGTCTTTGACCAGCTGGCTGAAACTCTAGCTGTACTTGTGAATCAGCAACCGAAGCCCAACATCGTCTCTCAATTCAAGCGTTTGAACCCGCCAGCTTTTGATGGAGCTACAGACCCGGCTATCGTTGAGATGTGGATCcaagagatggaaaaagctttcGGACTTCTGGGGAGCAATGAGGAACAGAAGGTGACCTTAGCTGTGTACCAATTGCAAGGAAGCGCTTACGACTGGTGGCTTATGGAAAAGAGAAAGAATGAGACGACAAATCTTGAAGAAAATCATGAACCGTACACTTGGGCAAAGTTCAAGAAGGCTTTAGAGGACAAGTACTTTCCGAGAACAGTTCGTCTGCAGAAAGAGAGGGACTTCATTCGACTTCAACAAGGTGGAAGAACCGTCATTGAATACGAAGCAGAATTTGCAAAGCTTGCGAAGTACGCGTCGACCCTAGTAGCAGATGAGAGCAGTCGAGCACGAAGATTAGAGGAGGGACTTCGAAGTGACATCAGGAATTCAGTGGCGTCGTTTGAACTTCAGACGTACGAGGCTGTCCTCAACAAGGCGTTAGTGATCGAAAGGGGCTTGGCAGAATCTGAAAAGGCGTCTGGCAGTTGGAATAAGAGGCGGTTCACTCAAACTAGTGGGCAATCTTTTCAAGGGGGACCACTCAAGAAGCCACACGTGTACGATAACATCGGGGGTCAAGGTGATCGAGAGACGTGTACTAGGTGCGGCAAGAATCATCCGGACAAAGTCTGTCGTTGGAATACAGGTGCTTGTTTTCATTGCGGAGAAGTAGGACATAAGATTTCGAATTGTCCGCACAATCCGCCACCGCCACCAAGGAAGGAAGCAGATAACAAGATGGGCAAAGGACGTGTGTTTCAGCTGACAGGAAATGACAACTATCGCAATTAA
- the LOC141714145 gene encoding uncharacterized protein LOC141714145, with amino-acid sequence MDGENQNNNENQGNNDEGGNVFDQLAETLAVLVNQQPKPNIVSQFKRLNPPAFDGATDSAIVEMWIQEMEKAFGLLGSNEEQKVTLAVYQLQGSAYDWWLMEKRKNETTNLEENHEPYTWAKFKKALEDKYFPRTVRLQKERDFIRLQQGGRTVIEYEAEFAKLAKYASTLVADESSRARRLEEGLRSDIRNSVASFELQTYEAVLNKALVIERGLAESEKASGSWNKRRFTQTSGQSFQGGPLKKPHVYDNIGGQGDRETCTRCGKNHPDKVCRWNTGACFHCGEVGHKISNCPHNPPPPPRKEADNKMGKGRVFQLTGNDNYRN; translated from the coding sequence ATGGATGGAGAAAATCAGAACAACAATGAAAATCAGGGCAATAATGATGAAGGAGGAAACGTCTTTGACCAGCTGGCTGAAACTCTAGCTGTACTTGTGAATCAGCAACCGAAGCCCAACATCGTCTCTCAATTCAAGCGTTTGAACCCGCCAGCTTTTGATGGAGCTACAGACTCGGCTATCGTTGAGATGTGGATCcaagagatggaaaaagctttcGGACTTCTGGGGAGCAATGAGGAACAGAAGGTGACCTTAGCTGTGTACCAATTGCAAGGAAGCGCTTACGACTGGTGGCTTATGGAAAAGAGAAAGAATGAGACGACAAATCTTGAAGAAAATCATGAACCGTACACTTGGGCAAAGTTCAAGAAGGCTTTAGAGGACAAGTACTTTCCGAGAACAGTTCGTCTGCAGAAAGAGAGGGACTTCATTCGACTTCAACAAGGTGGAAGAACCGTCATTGAATACGAAGCAGAATTTGCAAAGCTTGCGAAGTACGCGTCGACCCTAGTAGCAGATGAGAGCAGTCGAGCACGAAGATTAGAGGAGGGACTTCGAAGTGACATCAGGAATTCAGTGGCGTCGTTTGAACTTCAGACGTACGAGGCTGTCCTCAACAAGGCGTTAGTGATCGAAAGGGGCTTGGCAGAATCTGAAAAGGCGTCTGGCAGTTGGAATAAGAGGCGGTTCACTCAAACTAGTGGGCAATCTTTTCAAGGGGGACCACTCAAGAAGCCACACGTGTACGATAACATCGGGGGTCAAGGTGATCGAGAGACGTGTACCAGGTGCGGCAAGAATCATCCGGACAAAGTCTGTCGTTGGAATACAGGTGCTTGTTTTCATTGCGGAGAAGTAGGACATAAGATTTCGAATTGTCCGCACAATCCGCCACCGCCACCAAGGAAGGAAGCAGATAACAAGATGGGCAAAGGACGTGTGTTTCAGCTGACAGGAAATGACAACTATCGCAATTAA